A region of Rhizobium grahamii DNA encodes the following proteins:
- a CDS encoding NAD(P)H-quinone oxidoreductase encodes MSLPTQMRFVDLPSFGAPEVMRIAVGPLPVPGEGQILVRTEAIGVNRPDVAQRQGTYPPPRDASPILGLEAAGEVVAVGPGVSDFSIGDKVCGLANGGAYAEYCLLPVGQALRFPKGYDAVKAAALPENYFTVWANMFQMAGLTEGETVLVHGGSSGIGTTAIQLARAFGAKVYATAGSQDKCDACVKLGAIRAINYKTEDFADVIKAETGQGVDIILDMIGAAYFEKNLASLARDGCLSIIAFLGGAVADKVNLAPIMVKRLTVTGSTLRPRTVEEKRAIRDDLLANVWPLLDEGKVTPVIDAVFPFEEVAEAHRRMETSGHIGKIMLRL; translated from the coding sequence ATGTCCTTGCCCACGCAGATGCGCTTTGTCGATTTGCCGAGCTTCGGTGCTCCCGAAGTGATGCGGATCGCGGTCGGGCCTCTCCCGGTGCCCGGCGAGGGGCAGATCCTGGTTCGCACCGAGGCTATCGGCGTCAACCGCCCGGATGTTGCCCAGCGCCAGGGCACCTATCCGCCGCCGCGTGACGCGAGCCCTATCCTTGGTCTTGAGGCCGCAGGCGAGGTCGTCGCCGTCGGACCGGGCGTTTCCGATTTCAGCATTGGCGACAAGGTTTGCGGCCTCGCCAACGGCGGTGCCTATGCCGAGTATTGCCTGCTCCCCGTCGGCCAGGCCTTGCGCTTCCCGAAGGGCTATGACGCCGTCAAGGCAGCGGCTCTCCCGGAGAATTATTTCACCGTCTGGGCCAACATGTTCCAGATGGCGGGACTGACTGAAGGCGAGACCGTGCTCGTGCACGGCGGTTCGAGCGGCATCGGCACGACGGCCATTCAGCTTGCCCGTGCCTTCGGAGCCAAGGTCTATGCAACGGCCGGGTCGCAGGACAAGTGCGACGCCTGCGTGAAGCTCGGCGCTATCAGGGCAATCAACTACAAGACCGAGGATTTCGCTGATGTCATCAAGGCCGAGACCGGGCAGGGCGTCGACATCATCCTCGACATGATCGGTGCCGCCTATTTCGAAAAGAACCTGGCGTCGCTCGCCAGGGATGGATGCCTGTCGATCATTGCCTTCCTGGGCGGAGCCGTTGCCGACAAGGTCAATCTCGCGCCGATCATGGTCAAGCGCCTGACGGTCACCGGATCGACGCTGCGGCCCCGGACGGTCGAGGAGAAGCGCGCCATCCGCGACGATCTCCTCGCCAACGTCTGGCCGCTTCTCGACGAGGGAAAGGTCACGCCCGTTATCGATGCCGTCTTCCCGTTCGAAGAGGTGGCCGAAGCGCATCGGCGGATGGAAACGAGCGGCCACATCGGCAAGATCATGCTGCGTCTGTGA
- a CDS encoding MFS transporter, whose amino-acid sequence MTGLDQISADKPSVFHLFSKPLLPATLMLGGGVTLYAVETYITATISPSIVRDIGGLNLLAWVTTLYVAAAVLGSIFVAMRPRGTGLRTVYAAGALIFGLGSLICAVAGSMPIVLIGRAVQGFGAGTLAGLAYAFIRFAYPEPLWRKASTLYAAIWGVSTLFGPTLGGVFSSGSAWRHAFLLLVPLGALMAALAPRLLPRADDDRAHGKTPILQIVMLLAGVLLVSFAGTIEATATKAVLIAAAVVAVVGMLVIERRSDNRLLPSGAVTLAKPVARVYLTMFTLLVVLTSDIYIPYFLQALHGVTPLMSGYLTALVALGWTLAAFFSGTLSGRAAGVAIVVGCIIEAVTTASLAIFLAADNQASALTVLVPAVIGMFMMGFGVGLGWAHLVAKVLKLVENAEQDKASAAISTVQSLGSAFGAALSGVIVNSAGLVQPGGIAGTVSAAHWLYVLMALPGLIAVAASLTLSSPPPRQVR is encoded by the coding sequence ATGACCGGTCTCGACCAGATTTCCGCGGACAAACCCTCCGTATTTCATTTGTTTTCCAAGCCCCTGCTGCCTGCTACGCTGATGCTCGGCGGTGGCGTCACGCTCTACGCCGTCGAAACCTACATCACCGCCACCATCTCGCCCTCGATCGTGCGTGATATCGGCGGGTTGAACCTGCTGGCGTGGGTTACGACGCTCTATGTCGCCGCAGCCGTCCTCGGCTCGATCTTCGTGGCCATGCGGCCGCGTGGCACGGGGCTGCGTACCGTTTATGCCGCCGGCGCGCTGATCTTCGGTCTCGGCAGCCTGATCTGCGCGGTCGCCGGCTCGATGCCGATCGTCCTGATCGGACGCGCGGTACAGGGTTTCGGCGCAGGCACGCTCGCCGGGCTTGCCTATGCGTTCATCCGCTTCGCCTATCCCGAGCCGCTTTGGCGCAAGGCCTCCACGCTCTACGCAGCAATCTGGGGCGTTTCCACGCTCTTTGGCCCAACTCTCGGCGGCGTGTTTTCGTCTGGCAGTGCATGGCGGCATGCCTTCCTGCTGCTGGTGCCGCTCGGCGCGCTGATGGCAGCGCTTGCACCACGGCTGCTGCCGCGTGCCGACGATGACCGCGCCCACGGCAAGACACCGATCCTGCAGATCGTCATGCTGCTGGCGGGTGTGCTTCTCGTCAGCTTTGCCGGAACGATCGAAGCGACGGCAACAAAGGCCGTGCTGATCGCCGCCGCCGTCGTCGCCGTGGTCGGCATGCTTGTTATCGAGCGGCGAAGCGACAACCGTCTGCTGCCATCGGGCGCCGTGACGCTGGCAAAGCCCGTCGCGCGGGTCTACCTCACCATGTTCACGCTTCTCGTCGTGCTGACGAGCGACATCTACATTCCCTATTTCCTGCAGGCCCTGCATGGCGTGACGCCGCTAATGTCCGGGTACCTGACGGCGCTCGTGGCGCTGGGGTGGACTCTCGCGGCCTTCTTCAGCGGTACGCTTTCCGGCAGGGCTGCGGGCGTTGCGATCGTCGTCGGGTGCATCATCGAGGCCGTGACGACGGCGTCGCTTGCGATCTTCCTTGCTGCGGACAATCAGGCGAGCGCGCTTACCGTTCTCGTGCCTGCCGTCATCGGCATGTTCATGATGGGCTTCGGCGTCGGCCTCGGCTGGGCGCATCTCGTCGCCAAGGTCCTGAAACTCGTCGAGAACGCCGAGCAGGACAAGGCTTCCGCCGCGATCTCGACGGTCCAGTCGCTCGGCAGCGCCTTTGGCGCGGCCCTGTCAGGCGTGATCGTCAACAGCGCCGGCCTCGTTCAACCCGGCGGCATCGCCGGCACGGTTTCCGCCGCCCATTGGCTCTACGTGCTGATGGCGCTTCCAGGGCTCATCGCCGTCGCGGCTTCCCTGACACTCTCGTCGCCCCCGCCTCGGCAGGTTCGGTAA
- a CDS encoding helix-turn-helix transcriptional regulator, producing MRQSPVNRILLLLKTDGPQLAVDVGDALGISSEAARQQLTKMAEDGLVEPVTEPSAGRGRPRQLWHLTSQGHQAFPDRHAELTTSLLSMLVNELGQPALDAVIAARESETLKRYQSEMAGHDLAGRVRQLVSIRTSEGYMADSWEEADGSLILVENHCPICAAASACAGFCRSELETFRAVLGAKVEREQHILAGARRCAYRISPL from the coding sequence ATGCGTCAGTCGCCTGTGAACCGAATTCTCCTCCTGCTCAAGACCGATGGTCCGCAACTGGCCGTCGATGTCGGCGACGCCCTCGGCATCTCGTCGGAGGCCGCACGCCAGCAGTTGACGAAGATGGCGGAGGACGGCCTTGTCGAGCCCGTGACCGAGCCCTCCGCGGGCAGGGGGCGACCCCGCCAGCTGTGGCATCTGACATCCCAAGGCCATCAGGCCTTTCCCGACCGGCATGCGGAGTTGACGACGAGCCTGCTGTCGATGCTGGTCAACGAACTTGGGCAACCCGCGCTCGATGCCGTGATCGCCGCCCGTGAAAGCGAGACGTTGAAACGCTATCAGAGCGAAATGGCGGGCCACGATCTCGCGGGCAGGGTGCGCCAGCTCGTTTCGATCCGGACATCCGAAGGTTACATGGCCGATAGCTGGGAAGAGGCCGACGGCTCATTGATCCTGGTCGAGAATCATTGTCCGATCTGTGCTGCGGCCAGCGCCTGCGCCGGTTTTTGCCGCTCGGAACTCGAAACCTTCAGGGCCGTTCTCGGCGCGAAGGTCGAGCGTGAACAGCATATTCTGGCGGGCGCACGCCGTTGCGCCTATCGGATCAGCCCGCTCTAG